The sequence below is a genomic window from Lolium perenne isolate Kyuss_39 chromosome 7, Kyuss_2.0, whole genome shotgun sequence.
TACCGGTTAAACCCTGGTTTGTTAATAGTTGTTTTGGCTCCGAGGTGTATATGCACCCGTTATGGAAAATATGTCAAAACATATTTTAGTATGTCAAAAATTCTGAAAAACAAATCGAGTGTACAACGGATGTAGAGCTAAGCATCCCCAAATGAGTCCCCAATAGATAGATGGGCTTATTAGGAGAAATGGAATGTTCTGATCTAACAACATCTTCTACCATAGTGACAAGTTCTGAAAAAGGAAAGCAGCTAAACTATACAACTAATCTTTAGAACTGAATAACTTGATGTATTTTCACTCTGAATCTTTAGGTTAGCTCACAAATTATGTTCAGATGAAAAATTCTTTGAGAGATAAATTAACCAGATTAATACATAGGTATTTGATACCTTCGAATGGCGTGCGGCCGTGAAAAGGAATGTGCATGCATCTAAGTTCAAATATCCTAAAAAGCAAGTATATACCATTATTCAAAGTATCATAAATACGCACCAGATTACTTGTTTCGGGAAGTTTTGACCTTTTGAAATGGGCTATTTGACAATATGTGCATATACGTCTAGGAGTCAAAATGGATTTCCGCTAATTATGCATCTACTATCAACCGTCATAGTGCTACCCTTTATTTAAGTGAGTGCAGCATTCACAGTAAAGTCAAACAAAGTGTTGCATAGTGCTATCCAAGTAAAAGCTCAGGCAAAGTCTAGATAATCCAAATGATTTAGGCAACAATATACATTAAAAATTAGGTGAATTTGGGAATTTCACACAAACACATATATTTAGGATTCCTGGAAAATTCTATAACTACTAATTAATgtagtcaagattcaaatttatgaaCCACTAGTAGATCAGAAAATAGAAGTATACTTGCCGCTTATGTATGGTATTGGACATCTGATCGTTCAGCTTACTGTGCTTTGGTACGTCTCCAGTGTTTGTCCTCTGCTTTTGTAGCTCTTTCATTTCCTCCATTGTTCCATCACCTGGGACACAATTTGCCATAGACAGAAACCATCTCATCCAGGTGAAACATTGCCTATCCTGATGAAGGATTCACAACACTCATCAAATGCTCCATACCCATGTCACTAAAAGGAACAAATATGCTTCACTCAACAAGGCCCTGCACATTGAGTTACTCCCTGGTTATGATCAAATCAAAGCTTTAAAGCAACATATATTTGTTACGCAAGGCTTCAGGAATGATCAGAGGCGAGGCTCGGTACTTACGATATGTTTATGATCTCAAGTAAATGGCAAATTTCAGGTCGACGATGAAGGGCTCCTGTAATCTTGTACAACGAAGGACCAATCAGAAACTGATTGTACTCTCCTTAACAACAATTATAGGCTTTTGGAAATATCATGCAAAAGAACAGAAGGTCAAAACATTCAATAACACATTCAGCACAGCGTTGACACGGCGATCAGCAACTACAGATAATTTTCATTCAGAATAGCTCATTTCTCTACAACAGAGTTTAACAATTTTACACGTTGAAACTAGCCTAGCTGCCCATAAATTCAACAGAAAGATATATACAAGACTTCCGATGAGATGACACACAAAAAAGGAACCTTGAAAACGATAGCTTCCAGAGGTTGGCAACTCATATGTACAACTGTACTTGTAGAAAGAACCAGAATTACAACTACAACTTCACAGCGGGTCTATGAGCAGTCATGAAACGGATTAAATGTAGCTTCAAGACTTCGTAATAGATCCTCCTCTCACCCAATAGTCAACACTGCAACTCTTGGTTGGTATAGGAATGCCAGGTGATTGATCGACATTTTGTAGTTTCCAAGAACAGAACTGTGTATCATGGACAAGGGGATTGCTTGCACGAACTGGCGGAGATCCCATAAAGTATGGTGGAGGAGAAGCCTGCAGATTGTCGCACATTCTATTACTAATAGAAACTTGGTTAAATGAGAAGTAAAGGTTGGACTGTTTGTTTACCTGTGTTATGTGTTAAGATTTTACTCCAAACACAAcctcaaaagaaaaaagagaaataaatgaAAAGAAGATTTAATCCAAAAATGCGATAACTTATGACTGGAAAGTGGAAGCACGTctcaaagaaacacaaaatagTATTTTCTTTTTCATAGAGAGAGAGTTGTAGAGAAATAAACtaaccttgctcacaatgaaatcgGGGAGATCTTgcgaagttttgaaatcatactcCCTGTATGGCCTGAATCAGAAAAAAGGAATAATGAGCCTAGTTAAATCAAATATCAAAACATTGACAGTTGAATAAGTGTCTGATCAACTTTGAGATCCATATAACTCCAAAATAAGTGTGAAAAATCCAGATCAGACTAAGAGCAGAATGCATTCAAAGTAAACCCATGTAAAAGCTCAGACAAAGTATCGATCATCCAAATGATTTATGGCAACAATATGCATTAAAAATTAGCTGAATTTGGGAATTTCACACAAACATACACATTAATGCGCCTGGATATTTCTATAACTACTATTAATgcagtcaagattcaaatttatgaaCTGCTAGTAGATCAGAGAATGGAATATACCTGCTGCTTTTGCATGGTATTGGACATCTGATCGCTCCACTCCTGCTTTCTGTGCTTTGGCACTTTTCCATCTTTGTTTCTGCTCTCTGCCTTTGTAGCTCTTTCATTTCCTCCATTGGTCCATCATCATGACGTTCGGGGCCTCTTTGTAAGGCATGACCTAGGAACAAATAGTCAGTCGCAGTTTGCCGTAAACAGAAACCATGTCATCTGAGGGAAACATTGGCTAACCTGATGAAGGATTCACCACACTCATCAAATGCTCCATACCCATGTCGCTAAAAGGAAAGAAAATGTTTCACTTAACAAGGCCTGCACATTGAGTTATTCCCAAATTATGATCAAATTAAGCTTTTAAACAATATATATTTGCAAAATTGCACGCTTGAATCCAACAGTGTGACTCCAGCAAGCAAAAGATTCACCATTCACACAACCAGAAAAATAGCTCTAATGGAATTCATCGAGGGTTGTACACAATCTTCAATTATCCTGTGTAGCAATCTCAAGATTTGTTTCTTACTAAATCTGGTCTTGTCATCCGGAGCACCAGAATCAAAACATATCCCCACCAAAAATCCTAAATCGTCCCTAATTTTTTCCCTTGACAGGAGAACCCAAGGTTCGTATATATGCGGCTGAATCAATTGATAAGCATAGGAGCAATTGACACCGGCAATAATCCACCGCAAGAACCGAGTTTTCCATTGTGAGTAATTAGAGTACCCAACCGGTAATACCCAACGCAAGAACCAAACTTAACTACCTTCCTGAACCTCTGTTTCAGTACAGATTTAACCTGAGCATCCCAGGTAGGCATTAAGCAAGCAAGGAACCTAGGGCACGGGGAGGAAATACATCAACGATTCAACCGAACAACGACCTACGGACCTAGGGCGTGTTGTTCTATATCGGGCAGTATCTTGCTTCGTCCAAAGAAATCACTAACCAGACCAGACCAAACCAGAACCAATCAGACAGAATATGtatatttgcaaagatgtgcaccCTTGCACTCAATCGCGTGGGTCCAGCAAGCAAAGATTTTCCCCATCACACAACCAGACAAAATAGCTCTAACGGAACTCATCAAGTGCTGCCCACAATTCCTCATCTTCAGTTATCCACTTATCCTTCGCAGCAATCTCAGGAAAAAAAAATCTTACTACGGATTGCCAGAATTAAAAAATCCACAACTTGTCCCCACCCAAAATCCTAAATTGTTCCTTTTTTTCTGATGACGAGTGCGGCTGAATCTCAATTCATAAGCGTTGGAGCAGTTGACACGGGCAATAACCCGCCGCAAGAACCGAGTTTTCTACGGTTAGTTAATTAGAGTACCCAACCGGAAATACCCGCCGCAAGAACCGAACTTAACTACCTTCCTGAACTGCTGTTTCGGCGCAGATTTAACCTGCCCACGCAATGGAAGCGAGCAAGGACCATCTCCCACGGGAGGCGCGCGGAAAGAAATACCTCAACGAATCAAACCTCGCAACGACCTAGTGCGCGGGAGGTACAGCGTGGTTCAAGATTGGGCGCTATCTTGCTTCCACCCACCAAAGAAATCACTAACCAGGCCAGGCAAGAACCAAGCAGAGGATGAAGATGGAGGAACCGAGAACTCACCTAGGCCACGAAGACGGGAGCGCGagcgaggcggcggaggaggcgagaCGTGGAGAACCGGCAGCGTCTTCCGCGAGTGGAGGAGGCGAGGGCGAGCGAGAGGAGAGGGGAAAGGGACGGCCGCCGGAGAAAGAAAGGGTTCGGGTCGTGTTTGGGTCGCTCGAGgatattattttattttatccGATGTGGATCGGCAGGGGGCGCGATGGACGGCTAGGATCGATGCAGAGGAAAACCATGGCGGTTTCGCTTTGCATCACGTGATGGTTTGGATCGTGTCGTGTGTCGCGCACGCGCCTCTAGGGACATGGTGTGCCCTCATTGTACCTGGGTATTTTCCAGGCCGGGCTTCGGGCCGGGCCAACAAAAGCCCGAAGCTGAATGTCTACCTGACCGTTGGGCCGAAAATTTAGGCCTGACCCTGGCCTGAAGCCTGAAAAAACCTAGCCTGGCCCAAGTGGCCGGCCCATCCTTCGGTAAAATGCAAATTTCTTCGTTCCGAGGCCCGGCTCAACTGTAGGCCCAAAAATTAGGCCCGAGTCTGACCCTACATGCATTTTCGGGCCGGGCTAGGCTGCCCATGCCTATTTCTAGCCCTCATGGTGTACCCGACAATGTCGTCAGTGGGCGAGCGGTCTTTGGTAACTTTGTCGATCTTAAGACTTGGCGGGCCATTAGTTTCATGCAGTCAGTCTCTCGAATGTACTTATCAGGTATGTTGTGCGTGTTTGCGTTCATATGGGTATGTAAATGTATTGAGAAAGTCTACGTGTGTATTGTGTTTCGCAAAAAGAAAACAAGCAGATTTTTCTTAAACAAGTTCGCGTAATCTAGAGAGAGCACTCATTGTCTAAACAAATAACAAAATTTGATGGACCCAAATGTAAGATGGAATTGACTAAACAATCCAAATCACACTCCTCGTGTCGACATGTTGGCCCTGTGGTTCCGCCCTCCTCtgactttgctttgtttaggaaatCTAGATTTGTGTCTTAGCTTGTAGCTAGGT
It includes:
- the LOC127311846 gene encoding uncharacterized protein isoform X1 produces the protein MGMEHLMSVVNPSSGHALQRGPERHDDGPMEEMKELQRQRAETKMEKCQSTESRSGAIRCPIPCKSSRPYREYDFKTSQDLPDFIVSKASPPPYFMGSPPVRASNPLVHDTQFCSWKLQNVDQSPGIPIPTKSCSVDYWVRGGSITKS
- the LOC127311846 gene encoding uncharacterized protein isoform X2; amino-acid sequence: MGMEHLMSVVNPSSGHALQRGPERHDDGPMEEMKELQRQRAETKMEKCQSTESRSGAIRCPIPCKSSRPYREYDFKTSQDLPDFIVSKVVFGVKS